Genomic DNA from Bacteroidales bacterium:
GCACATAAAGAATTTTTAATTAATAATAAAATTTTAATAATTGAAGATATGAATTTGTCGAACATAAATAAATCAATTTTTATAAAAAAAATAATAATTTCTCCATTACGGTTTGCCAAAGCTGATGGAGCACCTGTAACAATTTTTGCAAATATTGAATCTCATGATTAAAAATATCTTTTTTGATTTTGACGGTGTAATTGCTGAATCAGTATATGTTAAAACTGAAGCTTTTCATCAAATTTATTCACCATTCGGAGAAGATATTGCTAGAAAGGTTGTAGAACACCATATTAATAATGGTGGAATGTCTAGATTTATGAAATTTAAACTATATCATGATAAGTTTTTAAACAAGAATTTAAATGAACAGGAAATCGCGAATTTTTCAGAAAGATTTTCAAAATTAGTTAAGAATAAAGTTATTAATGCCCCAGAGGTTCCTGGAGTTAGAAATTTCTTAAAAAAATATAATAAGAATATGAAATTTTGGATTGTTTCAGGTACACCAACAAATGAAATAAGAGAAATTATCCATAAAAAAAAGATGGATCAGTTTTTTAAAGGTATTTATGGTTCTCCAGAAGTCAAAACTGTCATTACAAAGCAAATAATAGCCCAGGAAGGGCTTAGAAAAGATGAAACAATATTTTTAGGTGACGCTTTATCAGATTATAAAGCAGCAAAAAACACTCAAATAAATTTTGCTTTAAGAAATACAATCGATAATAAAAATATTTTTAAAAAAATTAATATTTTATCTTTCAACGATTTCTATGATTTTGAAAAATTATTGGAGGAATTATGATAAAAATATTACTTACTACGACATCATTTCAAGATACCCCAGGTAAACATCATAAAATTTTGAGTGATACGAGATTCAAAGTTGAAACCTTACGTGGTCCTGTAAAGGAAAATGTATTGCTTCCATTAATTCAAAAATATGATGGTATAATCTGTGGGGATGATGAAATTACTGAGGAAGTGTTAAAAAAGGGGAGAGAAGGTAATCTGCGAATGATTTCTAAATATGGGGTTGGGCTTGATAAAATAAATTTGAAAGCCGCTAAAGAATGCGGTATCCATATTACAAATACTCCCGGTATTAACCAGATATCTGTTGCAGAGCATACAATAGCTTTATTACTTTGTTATTTTAAAAATATTCATATTGAATATAATATTACGAAAAAGGGGAAATGGAAAAGATTAATTGGTCATGAACTATATGGAAAGAATATGGGTATTTTAGGGTTAGGAAAAATAGGTAGAGAAGTAGCAATTAGAGCAAAATCACTTGGTCTAAACTTGTATTCTTGGGACATTAATTTTGATAATGAATTTGTTAACCGGTACAATATAAGGACTTTCAAAAAAATAGAAAATATATTTAATTATTGTTATATTTTGTCATTACATTTACCATTAAACTCAAAAACCAAAGGTATTATTTCTAAAGATATCATTCAAAATCATATAAAAAAGGGTACTGTAATTATTAATACAGCAAGGGGTAAATTAATAGATTTAAACGCATTAATTTGGGGACTCAAATCGAAGATAATCAAAGCATACTTGTGTGATGTATTAGATAAAGAACCTATTGAAAGAAATCACCCGCTTTTAACACATAAAAATGTTATAATAACTCCACATATAGCATCAAGAACTTATGAAAGTGTTGAAAGGCAAGGTATAATGGCTGTTCAGAATTTATCTAATTTTTTTAAAGATAAGAATGTAAAATAAATCGTAATAATAATATAGATAATATTTAGAGGACGAAATATGAATATTCTAGTATTCGGAGGTAACGGTTACATTGGTAAAAATGTAATTCAATACTTAATCAAAGATAAACATAAAGTTACTGTAGTTGATATTGATTTAACAGACCAATTTGTGATGAACAATTGCAATTGTATTAAAGGAAATATTCTCGATAAACATTTTGTTAAAGAAGTTATAACGAACTATGATTTAGTTTATAATTTTGCAGCAGTATCAAATGTTGAACTTAATTCCAATTATATCGAAAACGCTATAAAAGTAAACTTGATTGGTTTGGTTAGCATTTTAGAATCATGTGTATATAATAAAGTAGATAGAATCATTCATGCAAGTAGTGTCTATGCTCTCTATGAAAAAGGTGGAATATATAGTATAACAAAAAGAGGAGCAGAAGAATTGATATATCATTATAATCGTCAGTATGGTTTAAATTATACAATTCTTCGATATGGTACACTTTATGGACCCAAACCTGGGCAAGGAAATAGTTTATATCATTATTTAAAAATGGCAATATTTAATAAAGAAATTGAATACATTGGAGATGGTAATGAGTTAAGAGAGTATATTCATATAGAAGATGCTGCGAAATTGACTATAAAAATTATGGATAAAAAATATCAAAATGAAGTTGTATTAATAACAGGGTTACATTCTTATAGAATTAAAGATATTTTTGAACTAATGAGAGAGATGATTGGAGATGATATTCAAATAAAATACAAACAGTCTGATAATAATTATCACTATAAAATTACTCCTTATAATTACAAAGAGAAATTGTCAAAAAAGATTCTTTTAGATGAATATATTGATATACACCAAGGGCTTTATAATATAATGTTAAAAATGAATAAATAAAATTAACTTGAGATAAAATGAAAAATCATTGTTATCAATAATCATAATAATTTATTTAAGAGGAACTAATATGAAAATTGTAAGGTTTAAAGATTCAAAGGATTCTATTTATTGGGGTGAATTAAATGGAAAAGAAATAATAAAACTTCAAAGTAATCCCTATGATGGAATTATAAAAACGGAAGAAATATTTAAATTACAAGACATTGAGTTACTAACACCCTGTACACCAACTAAAATTATCGGATTGGGTTTAAATTACAAGGAATCTTATACTAATGGTGAATATCCAAATGAACCTATTTTGTTTTTAAAAGGTACGAATGCACTCATTGGACATCAAGAGAAAATAATTTACAACCCAAATATTAAATATGCATGGATGGAAGCTGAATTAGTAATCGTTATCAAAAAAATAACTAAAAATATTACCTTTGGGGAAGCTGAAGATTATATATTTGGTTATACGATTGGAAATGATATTACAGCGGAGAATATTTATAATCTTGATCATCATTTGGCACGTTCAAAATCAATTGATACGTTTTCACCAATAGGTCCTCATATTGAGACAAAAATAAATACCTCCGACATTAGAATATATTCATGGTTGAATGGCAAAAAGATTCAGAAAACAACTACTGCAAATAGAATAAATACTGATGCTGAAATAGTATCGAAAATATCAAAACTTATTACTCTTTATCCAGGTGATATAATATTAACAGGAACTCCCCCAGGTGAAGGAGCAGAGCATATTATGAATGTAGGTATAATTCATCCAGGAGATTATTTAAAAATTGAAATAGAAGGAATCGGAATTTTGGAAAATGAAGTGATTTAGAATTTTTTTTATTGGAGCATAAAAAAGAGGAGCAATTAGATTATGATTTGTAAAAATATTTTAAAAATAAAATTAAAAGAAGGTAAAGTAGTCTATGGTACTTGGATGATAATTCCTTCACCAACATTGGTAGAGATATTTGGGAAAGCTGGAATGGATTTTGTAATTTTTGATTTGGAACATGGCCCTATTACATATCAAACATCAGAAGATATGGTTAGAGCAGCAGATGTCGTTAACTGCACACCACTTTTAAGAGTACCGCACAATTTAAACCATGAAATACTTCGTGCTCTTGAAATTGGTTGTGGAGGTGTTGTTGTACCATCTATTGAGGATGCAGAAGAAGCAAGAAATGCAGTTAAGGCTATGAAATATAATCCTATGGGAATAAGAGGTGTTTCCCCTTGGACGAGATCCGCTGGATATCATTCAGTTGGTCAGAAAGACAGAACTCAAGTAACAAATGATGAAACATTATCAATACTATTAGTAGAAAGTGTAGAAGCAATTAATAATATTGAAACGATAATTGAGGTTCCTAATATTGATGTGCTTTATATTGGGACATATGATCTTTCACAGTCATTGGGAATAACTGACGATTTGTATAATCCTCAAATTTTGAATATCTTGGAAAAATCTTTAAAAATGATAAGAGATGCAGGAATCGCTGGTGGTGTTCTTGCACAATCTGAAAAGGATGCAAAAAATTGGATAGATATGGGAGCTCAATTTATTCCCTTAATGGCTGATGTTGGTTTGATTTATACATTTGTAAAAGAAAAATTTGATTGTTTAAAAGCATTACCGAGGAGATAAAATATGTGTGAAAAAATAGTAGCTCTTATACCAGTAAGAGAAGGATCAAAAAGAGTTAAGAATAAAAATTTTAGAAGATTTTCTGATCAAGAAAGTTTGTTGCGATTGAAAATTAAACAATTAATTAAGCAGAATTGTTTTGATAAAATTTATGTATCAAGTGATTCTGAAAAAGCAAAGAAAGTAGCTGAGGAAGAGGGTGTAACTTTTCTATATCGTGACCCATATATGACTGGCCATAAATCCCGACTATATGAATATAATAACTACATGCTAAAATCTATTCCTGGCAATCCTATTGTAGCATGGACAATGGTAACAGCTCCTTTATTTGAAAATTATAATCTTGCAGTTGAAAAATACCTAAGCTTAGATAAAATAAAATATGATAGTTTAGTTTCAGTAATAAAATATAATGATTTTCTTATCGATGAAAATGGAAAACCTATTAACTGCGCATTCGGTCATTGGCATCTTTTAACACAAGAACTTAGGAAATCCTATCAGATAACAGGGAGTATATACATTGCCTCCAAAAAAGATCAATTGGAGTGGAGTTATTGGATAGGACTTAAACCTTATCTTTATGAAATTTCAAAATACGAAAGTATTGATGTTGATGATATGGAGGACTTTCGTCTAGCTGAAATACTATATAAAAATAAACCAGCAAAAAATAATGTTAATCAGCATTAAATATAGGAAATATAAATTAAAAGATAACTTTATGGATATTTTAATTTCATCATTTTTCTTCGTTTTATATTGTATAAAAAAAATACAATTTGAGTGTTTTTTTAGAAAAAAAAATCATTCGGTTGGACTTGATATTCTTTTTTCCAATGATAGTGCTTTTTGGAGAAAATATATTCATTCCAACGGCTCATCGTATAAGGATGATATTACATTAAGTGATGTTATTAGTGAAGCAAAGAATAGAGATTATAAAATTAATTGTATTGATATTGGCATTCCTCGTAGATCTTATAAAAGAGAAAGAGATAAATTTAAAGAGGATACTGATTGGTTGTGTATAGAGCAATTTGTTACAATGAAAAATCTTTTTAATGCGCTTTTTCTTACATACAGAAGATTGCTGAGTATCCGAAGTAAAAAAAAAGATTTACTTCTTTTAGGTTTATGGGGGCAAACTAAGAATACATTTCGGAACTATTTTTGTTCGTTCACTGCTGAAAAAGTTATTGAATATCTTAATCCAAAGTTAATTATTATGGGCTGTGAATACTTATATATAAGTAGAGCATTAACTTATGTTGCAAAGCAAAATAATATTCCAGTATTTGCAGTTCAACATGGAGATCTTTCTTTACAGAATCATGGTTTTTTCTTCCCAGATAATGAGCTGGAATTAATGAAGAAAAGAATTCCTGATTACACTTTTGTATTTTCTAAAACAGTGAAAGAGATATTGACTGAATATTCAATATATAAAAATAAAAATATTGTTATTACAGGAAATCCACGATATGATTTATTAGAAAAACCGGAACTTATTTATAATAAACATAAAATTATGAAGAATTATGATATTCCTGAAAATAAAACTAAAATTTTATGGACTCCTTGTTGTCGTTATATATCTGATCAGGAAAATATTAAAATCCTAAAAGCTCTTGAATTATGTTCATATAATATAGAAAATTCAATAATCATTATCAAAAGACATCCAAATGATGGTACAAAATATACAAGAATGATAAAACATTATTTAAAATTACCGAATGAAAGGTTCATTATGCTTCCTCAAAAATCTGATACAAATTCCTTAATTTACTGTTGTGATATTTTAGTTACTATGAAATCTTCAACAACTACGGAAGCAGTAATATTAAATAAACCTGTAATTGAACTTACATTAGAATCTGGAGTTGAAAGTAGTGTCCATGTAAAATCAGGGGTTGCTGTTACTGTTGTAGATGAAAAACAATTAGCCCCTACTATAGAAAAAATATTACTTGATGATTCAAAATTAGTTAGTAATAGAAAGTATTTTATAAAAGACCATCTTTATAGAATTGATGGTAAAGCTGCTGAAAGAGTTGTTAATTTTATTGATAAAATAATAAGGAATTAATAAATATTTAATGGATAAAAGTTTATGAGAATTGCAATTACTGGTGGAACAGGTTTTATTGGTAGATGGTTTTTAAAAATGTTTGGCGATAAATACAATTTCATTGTATTAGGTATTGAACCTAATATAAACGAATTAGTAATTGATGAAAAAAAATACAAATTTATTAAAACAGATTATTCATATAATGAGCTTATGAAATATCTGAAATCTGTTGATGCTGTAGTACATTTGGCAGCAAAAAGGTATAAGCCTGAAAGTCAAATGGACTATTATTTACAAAATATATTAATTTCTGATAATTTATTTTATTCGTGTAAAACATTAGGAATAAAAAATATTATTCACTTATCTTCTATTGGTGTATATACACCTGAACTAGATTTGCCCTGGATTGAGAATCAAAATGTTAATCCTTTAAATTTCTATACAATATTAAAATTGACAGTTGAAAAAATTGCTAATTATTATAATAATGAGTTTAGCATGAATATAAAAAATTTGAGATTGGCACAAGTACTTGGGTTTGGAGAAAGAGATGGATATATGCTCTCAATTTTTATTAAAAGTGCATTTAATAAGAAAACTTTAAATATATTTGGAAAGGGTGAAGGAAGAAGAGAATATATTTATGTTAAAGATGTTATAAATGCTATTGATTGCGCTCTAAATAAACAAGAAGAACAAGGAGTATATAATATTGGAACTAATAAAAATTATTCTCATTTGGAACTAGCAAAAAAAATAAATGAAGTATTTGATAATAAAGGCAATATTCAATTATTGCCAAACCATTTTGAAGATAAGAGCGTATATCTCATGAATATTGAAAAAGCAGAGAAAAAATTAAATTGGAAACCCTTATGGGAGTTGAATGAAGCCCTAAAGGATATCCGAAATATTATGAATAAATACGGTAATGTTTAAACTTATATATATGGAAAAAATACGATATTTTATTTTTCTTCATCTGCTTTTAACTGATAGGTAAAAAAATGAAAATTATAGAAGAACTAGATATACTATTGCAAAATAAAATTATAATAATGATATTGAAAACATTCATTTTATCCAATTATTTAGCTTTTCATTTCATGAAAATTCAGATGATCTAATTAATAAATACCTTTCTCTACCATTGAAAAAATTTCTTGCTAGTGAAGTCCGTTTTTCAGTAGGTAAATATGTTATTGTTGATCATGGGGAAAAAAATAAGGGCATACTACGAGTTATTTCTTCTATAGGGTATCCTGGAGGTTATATATTTAAAAATGATGATTTTATCAATATCTCAACAACTTTATCCCCAATATTAAGTCGTTTAAAAACAAGAGAAATTAAATTTCACAATGATGCTTTAATTAGATACTATGAGAAATATTGGGAGTGGCATTTACCGTTTTCAACTATTTTTAAAAATATTGATCGATTTCCTCCTGGATTTATTATTGAGATAAAGGATGGAAATATTAATAAAAAAGAAAGTTATCTTATTATCCGATCTGATTTTTTCAAACAACCTTCAAATTTCTCCGATGTTATAGATGAAGTTGGGAATGCAATAGCGAATCATATTCCTTCAAATAATATATGTATAGGTTTTTCTGGGGGGATAGACAGTACTACAGGTATGAAGTGGTATTTTTAGAAAATCAGCAGACCCTATTTAACAATAGCAAATTCATATTCCAGTTTGTTTTTTAATACGTATCTAATTCTGTTCAATAATTTTTTAGCTATTCGTATTATCGCTTCCGATGGTTTCATTCTTTTGCACAGATTTGTATATACCATCATCAATGCTGGATCTATTCTGACAGCTATCCATGAACTTTCGACTATAATACTTCGTAAATATTTATTACTCCTGCATGTTAAATCTCCTACTTTATCATTATCTCCGGTTGAATTAGTTGTTGGTATTAACCCTACGCAGGAAGACAATTTATCCAAATTTTTAAAGCGTATTATGTTCTCTAATTCTGTTAATATTATCATTGCTGTAATTAATCCTATTCCAGGTATATTTGTTAAAAACTTAATGTTTTTAATATATCTCTCTTGTTGGGATAATTTTTTTATTTCAAATGTTGTTTCCAATAATTGTTTTCTTAAATATTCAACAGTATAAATAATTTTGTTAAGTGTTATTTCTCCGCTGCTTGTTTCAAATTTAATTTCTCTTAACCAGCTTGAATATTGTTTACTCCAATGTTTAGAACCACTACTAAACTTTTGGGAAATTGTAATGCCATAGTAGTATAATAATGACTTAACTCTGTGTTTATGCCTGTTGATCTCCTTCACAAGTGTCCTTCTGTACCTTACTAAACTTCTATCTTCCTCTGTTTCTCTTGCAGGAACATAGATAGCCTCCAAATCTCCGCTACGTAATGCTTTTGCTATTTTCCGACTGTCGCGTTTATCTTCTTTTTGTTTTTTCTCTTTATCAGTTACAGGTATATCAGCCGGATTTACTACAATATTTTTTATTCCATGCTTGTGTAGTTCTCTGTGAATATTAAATCCGCAAAAGCTAGCCTCATATGCAGACAGATAATTTCCGCCTGGAAAATTTCGTCTTAAATAGAGTTCTGATTTCTTAACATCAGGCTCCTGCGAAAACGTCTTATGAGTTATATCATCCAACATGATAGTTGCTTTCCAGTTTTTTAAATGTGTATCAATTCCCACATAAATATTTTGTCCTGTA
This window encodes:
- a CDS encoding IS110 family transposase, which produces MQTQNYKLDFTGQNIYVGIDTHLKNWKATIMLDDITHKTFSQEPDVKKSELYLRRNFPGGNYLSAYEASFCGFNIHRELHKHGIKNIVVNPADIPVTDKEKKQKEDKRDSRKIAKALRSGDLEAIYVPARETEEDRSLVRYRRTLVKEINRHKHRVKSLLYYYGITISQKFSSGSKHWSKQYSSWLREIKFETSSGEITLNKIIYTVEYLRKQLLETTFEIKKLSQQERYIKNIKFLTNIPGIGLITAMIILTELENIIRFKNLDKLSSCVGLIPTTNSTGDNDKVGDLTCRSNKYLRSIIVESSWIAVRIDPALMMVYTNLCKRMKPSEAIIRIAKKLLNRIRYVLKNKLEYEFAIVK
- a CDS encoding NAD(P)-dependent oxidoreductase, which encodes MRIAITGGTGFIGRWFLKMFGDKYNFIVLGIEPNINELVIDEKKYKFIKTDYSYNELMKYLKSVDAVVHLAAKRYKPESQMDYYLQNILISDNLFYSCKTLGIKNIIHLSSIGVYTPELDLPWIENQNVNPLNFYTILKLTVEKIANYYNNEFSMNIKNLRLAQVLGFGERDGYMLSIFIKSAFNKKTLNIFGKGEGRREYIYVKDVINAIDCALNKQEEQGVYNIGTNKNYSHLELAKKINEVFDNKGNIQLLPNHFEDKSVYLMNIEKAEKKLNWKPLWELNEALKDIRNIMNKYGNV
- a CDS encoding HAD family hydrolase — encoded protein: MIKNIFFDFDGVIAESVYVKTEAFHQIYSPFGEDIARKVVEHHINNGGMSRFMKFKLYHDKFLNKNLNEQEIANFSERFSKLVKNKVINAPEVPGVRNFLKKYNKNMKFWIVSGTPTNEIREIIHKKKMDQFFKGIYGSPEVKTVITKQIIAQEGLRKDETIFLGDALSDYKAAKNTQINFALRNTIDNKNIFKKINILSFNDFYDFEKLLEEL
- a CDS encoding NAD(P)-dependent oxidoreductase: MNILVFGGNGYIGKNVIQYLIKDKHKVTVVDIDLTDQFVMNNCNCIKGNILDKHFVKEVITNYDLVYNFAAVSNVELNSNYIENAIKVNLIGLVSILESCVYNKVDRIIHASSVYALYEKGGIYSITKRGAEELIYHYNRQYGLNYTILRYGTLYGPKPGQGNSLYHYLKMAIFNKEIEYIGDGNELREYIHIEDAAKLTIKIMDKKYQNEVVLITGLHSYRIKDIFELMREMIGDDIQIKYKQSDNNYHYKITPYNYKEKLSKKILLDEYIDIHQGLYNIMLKMNK
- a CDS encoding CDP-glycerol glycerophosphotransferase family protein, yielding MDILISSFFFVLYCIKKIQFECFFRKKNHSVGLDILFSNDSAFWRKYIHSNGSSYKDDITLSDVISEAKNRDYKINCIDIGIPRRSYKRERDKFKEDTDWLCIEQFVTMKNLFNALFLTYRRLLSIRSKKKDLLLLGLWGQTKNTFRNYFCSFTAEKVIEYLNPKLIIMGCEYLYISRALTYVAKQNNIPVFAVQHGDLSLQNHGFFFPDNELELMKKRIPDYTFVFSKTVKEILTEYSIYKNKNIVITGNPRYDLLEKPELIYNKHKIMKNYDIPENKTKILWTPCCRYISDQENIKILKALELCSYNIENSIIIIKRHPNDGTKYTRMIKHYLKLPNERFIMLPQKSDTNSLIYCCDILVTMKSSTTTEAVILNKPVIELTLESGVESSVHVKSGVAVTVVDEKQLAPTIEKILLDDSKLVSNRKYFIKDHLYRIDGKAAERVVNFIDKIIRN
- a CDS encoding fumarylacetoacetate hydrolase family protein; protein product: MKIVRFKDSKDSIYWGELNGKEIIKLQSNPYDGIIKTEEIFKLQDIELLTPCTPTKIIGLGLNYKESYTNGEYPNEPILFLKGTNALIGHQEKIIYNPNIKYAWMEAELVIVIKKITKNITFGEAEDYIFGYTIGNDITAENIYNLDHHLARSKSIDTFSPIGPHIETKINTSDIRIYSWLNGKKIQKTTTANRINTDAEIVSKISKLITLYPGDIILTGTPPGEGAEHIMNVGIIHPGDYLKIEIEGIGILENEVI